Below is a genomic region from Campylobacter showae CSUNSWCD.
AAAATGCCCTGCGCGTATTCGTATAGATCAGGCTCGCTCTCATCGCCGTAAACGATGCCTATGCCGCCGCCGACGTCAAAAAATTTGATGTCGATTTGCGCGGCTTTTAACTCTCTAGTCAAATTTGCCACGATCTTTGCCGCTTCGATAACGGGCTTGATATCGGTTATCTGAGATCCGATGTGGCTGTGGATGCCGACCGGTTCTAGATGCGGCGAGTTTTTGGCGTGCAAATACATTTTTTTCGCCGTTTGCAGATCCACGCCAAATTTATTTTCATTTAGTCCGGTCGATATATATGGATGCGTCTTGGCGTCGATGTCTGGATTTACGCGGATGCTGATACGAGCAGGCTTGCCTAGCTGCTTTGCGATCGCTTCCAGGCGGTTCATCTCGGCTTCGCTTTCTAAATTTATCATCAAGATTTCATTTTCCAGCGCAAATTTAAGCTCGTCGTCGCGCTTGCCCACGCCGCTTAGGATGATCTGGTAGCTTTTAGCTCCCGCTAGCAGCGCGCGCCTAACTTCACCCACGCTCACGCAGTCAAATCCGGCTCCAAGCCCGGCTAAAAATTTCAAAACGCTTAAATTTGAGTTTGCCTTAACGGCGTAGCATACGAGAGATTTTCTAGCGTGAAACGCGTTTTTTAGCGCTTCGTAGCGGTGTGCCATGTAGTCAAAATCGTAAACGTAAAGAGGGGTGCCGTATTTTTGTGCTAAATTCGTAAAATCCATAACCGACCTTGTTTAAAAATAGTTAGATTTTACAGAAATTTTGCCTAAATCTCTCTTAACGACTCCCAAAACGCAGATAAAAAGCGTAAGCACCGAGTAAAATAATCGGTAAAAGCACGCCGACTTCGGGTGAGACGACGCCGTTTCTAGCAAATCTCATCATCACAAAAAGCGCGCCCCAGACGCAAAGCGAGGCAATCGTAAAGATAAAGCTTTTTAAGGCGAGGTTAAAAAATCGTCCGGTAACCGGCAAGAAATAGTAAATGATGAGCACCATAAACGGCGCAAAAAACGGTGCGAAAGCGAGGTTATAAAGCGTAGTTTTGGTCGAATTTAGCCCGATACCTTCGTCTTTAAACGCCAAAATGTAATCCACTGCATCGGGAATCGTGATCGCCGAGCTCTCCGCCGACGCGCTTTCTATGGTTTTTGGTTTAAAATTTTCAAGCGTTTTTAGCTCGCTTGGCGTTTTGATATCAAGCCCCTTTTCGCCAAGCTTAATATTTTGCGGCAAATTTACAATTTTAGCATTTTTTAAAAGCCACGCATCGTCTATAAACTTCGCGCTTTCGCCAAAGGTAGCGCTGCGCAAGTTGCTGCCGTTTATGTCAAATATCCGCATGTCTTTAGCCTCGCCACTAATGGGATTTAGGCTATCCACATAGACAAATTTACCTTCGAATTTTAAGAAAATATCCGAGCTCGTGCGCGATAAATTTGAGAGTTTCACGATATTTCGCCCGTACTCGTAAGCGTAGGCAAACGGCGTGAAATTTAGCCCGACGTAAATGAGTGTGATGGCAAGCGCGATGTAAAAAGGCGGCTTGATCAGGCGATTTTTATCGATACCAAGCGCATAAAAACTAACTAGCTCGTTACTGCGGATCATGCTAAATTTGCTCGTTATCAGCGCAAAAATGAGCGCGAGCGGCAGGACGTAGTTTACCGCCGTAAGCGAGGTAAGGCCGAAGTAAAGCAGCTTTAGGTTCGCGCTTGCGGGCATGTCTTTTAGGTTGGTTAGGATGTCGATGCCGACGTAAAAAAGCGTGAGCGCGACGAATAAAATCATGAAATATTTAAAATAAAGCCAGCCGACGTAACGCGCATAAAGGTTCATTTATGGCCTTTTAAATCAAATTTTGCGTACTCGAGTCGGCAAACAAGAGCAATACTCTCGAAAGTATCAAATTTAAACAGCTCTGTTTTTCGCGTGAAATTTAATAAAAATGCAGCTCTGGACAAAAGGCGAGTCTGTGAAAAAACCGTTTTTTTCGTAAATTTTATAAATTTGCTAGTAAAATTTTTAAGTAAATTTATAAAATTTGCTGTAAAGAAGATTTGGCGCACGGTTTTAAATTTTGGCTTTAAATTTAATAGACTTTTTAGTACTTTAAAAAGCTCCAAAATTTGACGAATCACAAAAATCGAAAATGCCAAATTTAACCCGCTCACAAAATGCCTTTTTTTGTTGAGAATTTTTGCGAAACGGCATCGATGTCGGTTTTTATTAGCTCATTTAGCGCGTTTTCACAGTAGTCTAAAATTTTTTCCAGCCCCTCTTTTTCCTCTGCGTTAAATTCTCCAAGCACGTGACCGGTTACAGCGCTTTCGCCTTTGTGCGCGCTTCTACCGATACCAATACGAACGCGCTCGTAATCTGCGCCCATTAACGCGTCGATTGATTTTAGCCCATTATGCCCGCCGTTTCCGCCGCCCTTTTTAAATTTAACGACGCCGAAATTTAAATCAAGATCGTCGTGAATAACGATAATGCGCTCAGGCTTATAAAAATCTGCGACGGCTTTCACGCTTCGTCCACTTAGGTTCATAAAAGTCGTTGGTTTTAAAAGAAGTAGATTTTGAAATTTAAACAGATCGCCTTGAAATTTGACTGAGCTCACATCTGTAAAATTTGAGTTTTTAAGTCTATCTATCAGCATAAAGCCGACGTTATGTCTTGTTTTGGAGTACTCGGGACCGGGATTCCCCAGTCCAACTATGAGTATCAAGGCTAGCCTTATTTAGCTTTTATTACGCCTAGAACCGCTACGCGGTCAGCATCGATAATAGTGACGCCCGCAGGAACGGTTATATCGCGTACTAGGACGGTGTCGTCTATATCAAGGCCGCTAACGTCTATGTCGAATGAATTAGGCAAATTTTCAGCCGTGCATTTTACGGCTAAGCGTCTTTTTGAGATAATCAAAACGCCTTTATTTTTTAGACCCACAGGAGTTCCGTAAGGTTTAACCGGGATCATATATTTTGAGACGACGCCTGGAAGCGCAACCTTCAAATCAACGTGTTTTAGCGCATTTGTCACAGGGTCTTTTTGGTATTCGACTACTACGACTTTCAAGGTTTTTCCGCCCACTTTTACGTCAAACGCAAGGCTCTCTTTTTTGCGAACCTCTTTTATAAAATCATTGATTTTAAAAGCGGCCTGCACGTTCTCTAATCCCTTGCCGTAAATGTTGGCGATTAGATAACCATCTCTTCTCAAGGCTTTTGACGCCTTTTTACCGATACTCTCTCTAACGATACCTTCTAACATCGTTTTCCTTTCCTTAAAAATAGAGGCAGATGATACCCAAATTTATATAAATTTCGCCTTACTTGATATCTTTGAGCGCAATAACTTCGCTTTGAAATTCTTTTAAAAGCTCTACATCCTCTTCGATAGAGGCAACCATCGCTCGTTTTTTAGCAAGGTCGGCACTCTTGATTTTGATATCGAGGTTTTCCCTTCTACTGGCGCTTTTTAGCGCTTCTTCTTTTGTTATGATTCCCGAAGTATACATGTCAAGCAAATGCTGCTCAAAGGTCTGCATTCCGTAGGTATTTTTACTTTGTTCTATCGCGTCGTAAATTTCGCTATCTCTATCTTCTAAGATCATATCTCTTATTCTTATGTTTTTTACCATTATTTCGCAAGCGACACGGCGTTTGCCGGTCGTAGTCACGACAAGGCGCTGAGATATGATAGCCTCCGCAACCGAAGCAAAGGTCATTCTGATTCGGTTTTGCTCCTCTTTAGGAAACATGTTTATGACGCGGCCGATAGTTTCTTTTGCATCAAGAGTGTGAAGCGTCGCAAGCACCAGGTGTCCTGTTTCTGCGGCATTTATAGCAGTTCTAACGGTCTCTAGATCTCTCATCTCGCCTACGAATATAACATCTGGATCCTCACGCAAAGAAGCCCTTAGCGCGTCAGCAAAGCTATCTACGTCTTGCCCGATACCGCGCTGATTTATTACGCTTTTATCATCGCTATATATAAACTCGATCGGATCTTCGATAGTGACGATGTGATAGTTTTTCGTGTGATTTAGGTGGTTTATCATACTAGCTAACGTCGTCGTTTTACCGCTACCAGTAGGTCCCGTTACTAGGACGATACCTCTATTTACTTTATTGCAAAGCTTTTCAATAACGGGCGGCAATAAAAGCTCCGACATCGTAGGAATTTTCGTCGGGATCGTTCTAAATACGAAAGATACGCCATCCATCTGCAAAAAGACATTTGAGCGGAAACGATAGTCGTCGTTTAGCCTATAGGTAAAATCCACGCTCTTTCTTTTCATAAGATTGTAATAATTCGCCCCTAAAATCTCCTTTGCAAGTAGTATCGAGTTGTCGTAATCTAAAATTTGATCGCCCATGGTAAATATCTCGCCGTTAAATCTACCTCGAATAACCCTGTCGGATTTTACGTGCAAGTCGCTACCGCCAAGCTCAATAAGCTTTATTAAGTATTTATCTAGTACGCCCTTCATGGCAATTCTTCTAGCACTTTCATCAGCTAGCATTATTGACGCCCTATCGCCAGGCATTCCAAGACCGCTATCATCGGTCGACAGCCCGATTTCGGCCAAAAGCGCAGCCCTATCTTTACGCTTGGCAGGTCTTGCTTCAGCTTCTTTTGCCGTACTTATCCCGCTTTCTTGCGCGCTTTTGACTTGCACTTGCGTTGCTCCTTTGCTTGTACTTTTATATGCTTGCATTAAATTTGACTCAAAAACTTGTTCTTGCGATTCATGCAAATTTTCAGACACGTCAATCTTCGTGTTTTTCTTGGTATTCCAAAAATCTACATTTAAATTTGACTTAGATTGGATTAAATTTACCTCTTTTGCGATTATATCCGATTCATCTTTCGCTTCTTTATTGTCTCCATTTTGAGATATATTAAATTCGTTTTGAAAAAAGTCTAAAATTTGATCCTTTTCGCTAGGACCTTGCGTCAAATCAACCTCTTCTACAATAAAACCGACGCCTAAATTGTCTAAGCTTGCGCTATTATCATTAAATTTTGCGTCCGGCGCTTTATCGACGCCCGGTTGCTCCAACGCCTCAGCTATCTCCGTTTCATCAAGCATATTTTTTTGTTCAAGCGTCTCGTCTAGAGCGTCTATTTCGCTTAACGCTTCATTGATAGCCTGGAGATTTTCACTCAACTCATGATTTTTTGCTTCTAGTTTAGCGTGTTCGATAGATTCATCAAATTTGATAGGCTCTGCTTGCTCTTTCTTTTTCAAAAGCTCGCCATCTAATGGCTTTAATGCCGGTAGGTTATCGAAATCAATATTTTGTCCAAATTTAAACACGGGCTCATGATCGGTCAAATTTTTATATGCGATTCCGCCTATTTTTTGCTCGTCTTTTTCAGGCTTTAGCTCTATGACTTGCTCTTCTTGCGAATCTTCTTTATTTTTATCTCTTATTTTTTGTATATCGTTTTTTACCGCATTCGCTCTTAGATTTATAATACGCTCAAGTTCGTCGTCTTGAGTGTCAAATTTAATGCCGGAGCCAACCGGTTCATAGTCGGCTATCTCTTCTTGTTCTATCGAATTAAACCCAGAAGACTTCATTTTAATGCTTTCATGATATCTTCAAATGCAGTTACAAATTGCTTTAAGCCGTCGCTTAGTAAGTCTTTATAAACCTTCTCCATATCTATGTCGGCCCTTTTTACTACGCCGAAAAATTTCTCTATACTATCGTCGCTAACGGCGGTTTTAGGTTCGTTTTTGCTCGCGATAAAGGCCTTTATAGTATCAAGCGGGGCCGTATTTATCGCATTTTGATACATCAGCTCTTTTACGTAATAATCCTTTGCTAAATCATCGCCCTTCACCCCCGTACTAGCAAACAGCGCCCTCGTCGTAGGCAAACTTTTATTTTCTATGATTTTATAAATTTTAGTCGCGTTCATGATACCGATTTGTCCCGTCGGTAGCGAGTTCTCGCGCATCTTTTCATCTAGCAAGCGATCAAATCTGCTAACAAAAATACTAATCA
It encodes:
- the lysA gene encoding diaminopimelate decarboxylase, whose translation is MDFTNLAQKYGTPLYVYDFDYMAHRYEALKNAFHARKSLVCYAVKANSNLSVLKFLAGLGAGFDCVSVGEVRRALLAGAKSYQIILSGVGKRDDELKFALENEILMINLESEAEMNRLEAIAKQLGKPARISIRVNPDIDAKTHPYISTGLNENKFGVDLQTAKKMYLHAKNSPHLEPVGIHSHIGSQITDIKPVIEAAKIVANLTRELKAAQIDIKFFDVGGGIGIVYGDESEPDLYEYAQGILANLSGLDVTVVCEPGRFIVGNAGYFLTSVLYEKFNKNKRFVVVDGAMNDLIRPSLYQAWHKIFAISGGETLCERKTEQLRELKFSSCDVVGPICESGDFLAKDRNLPPLNAGDLVVVKSAGAYGFAMSSNYNTRRRAAEVAVKGGEDFLIRRRESFEDIVALEREFLG
- a CDS encoding LptF/LptG family permease, with amino-acid sequence MNLYARYVGWLYFKYFMILFVALTLFYVGIDILTNLKDMPASANLKLLYFGLTSLTAVNYVLPLALIFALITSKFSMIRSNELVSFYALGIDKNRLIKPPFYIALAITLIYVGLNFTPFAYAYEYGRNIVKLSNLSRTSSDIFLKFEGKFVYVDSLNPISGEAKDMRIFDINGSNLRSATFGESAKFIDDAWLLKNAKIVNLPQNIKLGEKGLDIKTPSELKTLENFKPKTIESASAESSAITIPDAVDYILAFKDEGIGLNSTKTTLYNLAFAPFFAPFMVLIIYYFLPVTGRFFNLALKSFIFTIASLCVWGALFVMMRFARNGVVSPEVGVLLPIILLGAYAFYLRFGSR
- the pth gene encoding aminoacyl-tRNA hydrolase is translated as MILIVGLGNPGPEYSKTRHNVGFMLIDRLKNSNFTDVSSVKFQGDLFKFQNLLLLKPTTFMNLSGRSVKAVADFYKPERIIVIHDDLDLNFGVVKFKKGGGNGGHNGLKSIDALMGADYERVRIGIGRSAHKGESAVTGHVLGEFNAEEKEGLEKILDYCENALNELIKTDIDAVSQKFSTKKGIL
- a CDS encoding 50S ribosomal protein L25/general stress protein Ctc — encoded protein: MLEGIVRESIGKKASKALRRDGYLIANIYGKGLENVQAAFKINDFIKEVRKKESLAFDVKVGGKTLKVVVVEYQKDPVTNALKHVDLKVALPGVVSKYMIPVKPYGTPVGLKNKGVLIISKRRLAVKCTAENLPNSFDIDVSGLDIDDTVLVRDITVPAGVTIIDADRVAVLGVIKAK
- a CDS encoding type IV pilus twitching motility protein PilT, with the translated sequence MKSSGFNSIEQEEIADYEPVGSGIKFDTQDDELERIINLRANAVKNDIQKIRDKNKEDSQEEQVIELKPEKDEQKIGGIAYKNLTDHEPVFKFGQNIDFDNLPALKPLDGELLKKKEQAEPIKFDESIEHAKLEAKNHELSENLQAINEALSEIDALDETLEQKNMLDETEIAEALEQPGVDKAPDAKFNDNSASLDNLGVGFIVEEVDLTQGPSEKDQILDFFQNEFNISQNGDNKEAKDESDIIAKEVNLIQSKSNLNVDFWNTKKNTKIDVSENLHESQEQVFESNLMQAYKSTSKGATQVQVKSAQESGISTAKEAEARPAKRKDRAALLAEIGLSTDDSGLGMPGDRASIMLADESARRIAMKGVLDKYLIKLIELGGSDLHVKSDRVIRGRFNGEIFTMGDQILDYDNSILLAKEILGANYYNLMKRKSVDFTYRLNDDYRFRSNVFLQMDGVSFVFRTIPTKIPTMSELLLPPVIEKLCNKVNRGIVLVTGPTGSGKTTTLASMINHLNHTKNYHIVTIEDPIEFIYSDDKSVINQRGIGQDVDSFADALRASLREDPDVIFVGEMRDLETVRTAINAAETGHLVLATLHTLDAKETIGRVINMFPKEEQNRIRMTFASVAEAIISQRLVVTTTGKRRVACEIMVKNIRIRDMILEDRDSEIYDAIEQSKNTYGMQTFEQHLLDMYTSGIITKEEALKSASRRENLDIKIKSADLAKKRAMVASIEEDVELLKEFQSEVIALKDIK